From the genome of Spirosomataceae bacterium TFI 002, one region includes:
- a CDS encoding Site-specific recombinase XerD, with amino-acid sequence MASIKVVLFTSKTLKNGEHPIMLRITKDRKTKYSSIGHSCLLDHWDKAKSLPKRKHPQFKELTILIEHKKSEATKKLFALELDDQHKTLDEIQKHITNKRETITIYNYLDTIIVDLEAAGRIGNAKVYKDLKRVLKTYLDKKDVSISSITPSFLKKLEQHFCVLGWKPNTMSVYFRTLRSTINKAIVDGFLIKDKNPFNSYSISHLKNETVKRAISQRDVKNLEAVKTENDNEKLAQDYFMFSYYCSGINFMDFAKIKVSQIHIQEEKLFLSYFRSKSKKLMNIQLVPQAVKIFERYVKDKENEDYLFPILDTEVHIQPKTIANKIAKMSKVVNDNLKVLAVKANIKTPLSTYVARHSFATTLKRLGQSTSVISNMMGHKTEAITQVYLDSFENEVLYEASLKL; translated from the coding sequence ATGGCATCAATAAAAGTAGTTCTTTTTACTTCAAAAACGCTAAAAAATGGAGAGCATCCGATTATGCTCAGGATCACTAAAGATCGGAAAACAAAATACTCTTCTATAGGACATTCTTGTTTACTTGATCATTGGGATAAAGCAAAGTCCCTACCCAAACGAAAGCATCCCCAATTTAAAGAACTTACGATTCTGATAGAACATAAAAAGTCAGAAGCTACTAAGAAACTTTTCGCCCTAGAACTGGACGATCAACATAAGACCTTGGATGAGATTCAAAAACACATCACTAACAAACGAGAAACAATAACCATATATAATTACCTCGATACAATTATTGTTGATTTAGAAGCTGCTGGTAGAATTGGAAATGCAAAAGTGTACAAAGACCTCAAAAGAGTCCTCAAAACCTATCTAGACAAGAAAGATGTGAGTATTTCGAGTATTACTCCTTCTTTCCTCAAGAAGCTCGAACAACATTTTTGTGTACTTGGATGGAAACCCAATACAATGAGTGTATACTTTCGTACGCTACGATCTACCATAAACAAAGCAATCGTTGATGGATTCTTAATAAAAGACAAAAACCCATTCAATAGTTACTCTATTTCTCACTTAAAGAACGAAACTGTTAAAAGAGCTATTAGCCAACGAGACGTTAAAAACCTAGAGGCCGTAAAAACAGAAAATGATAATGAAAAGCTAGCCCAAGACTATTTCATGTTTAGCTACTATTGCTCTGGGATAAACTTCATGGATTTTGCAAAGATTAAAGTATCACAGATTCATATTCAAGAAGAAAAGTTGTTCCTCTCCTATTTCAGGAGTAAGTCCAAAAAACTAATGAATATTCAATTGGTACCTCAAGCCGTGAAGATTTTTGAAAGATATGTCAAAGACAAAGAAAATGAAGATTACCTCTTCCCTATATTAGATACCGAAGTTCATATCCAACCTAAAACAATAGCAAACAAAATAGCCAAAATGAGTAAGGTTGTCAATGACAATCTTAAAGTATTAGCAGTTAAAGCAAATATAAAGACTCCTCTTTCTACCTACGTAGCACGCCATAGTTTCGCTACAACTTTGAAGCGATTAGGACAATCAACTTCCGTTATTTCAAATATGATGGGCCACAAGACAGAGGCCATCACACAAGTTTACTTGGATAGTTTTGAGAATGAGGTTTTGTACGAGGCTAGTTTGAAGTTGTAG
- a CDS encoding gliding motility-associated C-terminal domain-containing protein, which produces MINYTNGKVIPRYWAYSEYFIRIFKKSDHTLMDRLKLPLRSVEELNHSNKACADSLGLDQWAGIYYADLFLDPNIYNDPQGYFMKYDECCRDLEIDNIANPFTLGLVHYAEFPNLASNPDFSVKPFPLIDFQVYCVDESFESNFGGKPELGLTHKYYLDTPLLGYTTGNSPTRPLSDDLNYPSVSWKAGFSENHVFDGSPTLTINENTGKISGHPVTTGKYTFGMRCEVYRGTELLGLFRREYAISVVDCKNEPPNPPFISSNSMAISGKVFLCQGESMKLEADYLPDYNYTWFKDEAVVGKSFELDITESGNYTVTKAAKNSCAKTSSSDSVSVLNLEAAAIPYIEIDDLLPCQGDTVELKASNSNGTLAWKKDGVLFSDDLIVEVTDPGVYTLSLEEIDNCANSASPVPLILNFRDAPQVINPTSQFMYCPGENLVITNAGNANWTYQWLKDGVALVGQNIASLTIDEIGNYQIQVSENNCSSTSDKYEVVFGPSCGGASSTAVFMPSAFTPNSDSHNPTWEIFNLNTSHTSTYLLSIYNRWGETVFETDSPSKQWDGNYRGKPLPYGEYIYHLKLDTMMKSGKVFLLR; this is translated from the coding sequence ATGATAAACTATACCAATGGAAAAGTCATTCCAAGATATTGGGCTTATAGTGAGTATTTTATACGAATCTTTAAAAAAAGTGACCATACATTGATGGATCGCCTTAAGCTTCCTCTTCGGAGTGTAGAAGAATTGAATCATTCTAATAAAGCTTGTGCCGATAGTCTTGGATTAGATCAATGGGCTGGTATTTATTATGCCGACCTTTTTCTTGATCCCAATATTTATAATGATCCTCAGGGTTACTTTATGAAATATGACGAATGTTGTCGTGATCTTGAAATTGATAATATTGCTAATCCTTTTACCCTTGGCCTAGTTCACTACGCTGAATTCCCAAACTTGGCAAGTAATCCAGATTTTAGTGTTAAACCTTTTCCATTAATTGACTTTCAAGTGTACTGCGTAGACGAAAGCTTCGAGTCAAACTTTGGAGGTAAGCCAGAACTAGGGCTGACCCATAAATATTATTTAGACACACCTTTATTGGGCTATACCACCGGCAATTCTCCTACCAGACCTCTTTCCGATGATTTAAATTACCCATCCGTTTCTTGGAAGGCAGGTTTTAGTGAGAACCATGTTTTTGATGGAAGTCCTACCTTAACGATAAATGAAAACACAGGAAAAATAAGCGGTCATCCGGTCACAACTGGAAAGTATACCTTTGGGATGAGATGTGAAGTGTATAGAGGTACAGAATTACTTGGTTTGTTCAGAAGAGAATATGCCATCAGTGTGGTTGATTGCAAAAATGAACCACCTAATCCACCATTTATTAGTAGCAATTCTATGGCAATTTCGGGTAAAGTCTTTTTATGCCAGGGCGAAAGTATGAAACTCGAAGCCGACTACCTCCCAGACTATAATTACACTTGGTTTAAAGATGAGGCAGTTGTTGGAAAAAGCTTTGAATTAGATATTACAGAAAGCGGTAACTACACAGTTACCAAAGCAGCTAAGAATAGTTGTGCTAAAACTTCCTCATCAGATTCAGTCAGTGTTCTGAACCTTGAAGCCGCTGCAATACCATATATTGAAATTGACGATCTACTACCTTGCCAAGGTGACACTGTTGAGCTGAAAGCTTCGAACAGTAATGGGACATTAGCTTGGAAGAAAGACGGAGTTCTCTTTTCCGACGATTTAATTGTTGAGGTTACTGACCCAGGAGTTTACACCCTCAGTCTTGAAGAAATCGATAATTGTGCTAATTCTGCTTCCCCTGTTCCTTTAATACTCAATTTCAGAGACGCTCCGCAAGTTATTAATCCAACCAGCCAGTTCATGTATTGCCCAGGTGAAAATTTGGTAATCACCAACGCTGGAAATGCAAATTGGACATATCAATGGTTAAAAGATGGAGTTGCATTAGTTGGACAAAATATAGCATCATTGACTATTGACGAAATTGGAAACTACCAAATACAAGTTTCAGAAAACAACTGCTCAAGTACGTCGGATAAGTATGAAGTAGTCTTTGGACCATCTTGTGGTGGGGCTTCGAGTACAGCAGTTTTTATGCCATCTGCTTTTACGCCAAATAGTGATTCACATAATCCCACATGGGAGATTTTCAATTTAAATACATCTCATACTTCCACTTACTTATTAAGCATATACAACCGATGGGGTGAAACAGTTTTTGAAACTGACTCACCTTCTAAACAATGGGATGGTAACTATAGAGGCAAGCCTCTCCCCTACGGCGAATACATCTACCACCTCAAGCTAGACACCATGATGAAATCTGGTAAGGTTTTCCTGTTACGTTGA
- a CDS encoding Cytochrome C oxidase, cbb3-type, subunit III, with amino-acid sequence MNVLNIGKKLLAILFLFSFFSFIHTVFYTEPEISLEDYHVEDGFELSLIAANPHIEAPVTMDFDNEGRMWVVEMRGYMPNIEGIGEEEPNGRITILEDRDKDGRIDHTKVFMDGLVLPRAIAHVYGGLLYTDGPALYFVTIKNDKPGKKTLVDPIYADGGNVEHQPNGLMMNIDNWIYNANTHFRYRLVGKKWLKEPTSYRGQWGITKDNFGRLYVNNNSTQIQGDHVLPNTVIRNQYYKPRYSTNQTLTRNQKVYPLHATAVNRGYQKGVLDEKGFLTNVTAACGPLVYRGGNFPDSYDQNAFVCIPEANLIKRNLLAFEGTEVKATQAWDDKEFIASTDEGFRPVNLFNGPDGAMYIVDMHRGIIQHKAFISQYLTKLLGERQLDTLMHQGRILKVVAQNKALDQITNLSKAKPKELVAMLKSPNGWIRDRAQQLLIQKKAKSVKAELWELSKTDNKFSTSVHALYVLEGLNLLSFEGLNEILTSNQNVETQAHALRLLEQFNTKENASAMATLSAGILAKDNKVTDLYLAISLNPWVESNPNQFLNVLAQISNRYPKDKVIQEAVVSSLEGKEQQFIDNYENGALIQKYIKEALKNKDANEMNSIFVVETRKDDNRTNGLKLYRTICGACHGADGSGITDLAPPLKGSEYIDGSIHRLASIILHGLSGPIHVNGQLYELNNDMPALLNNPDISDNDIVDIVQFLQNAFAKEGKRISANEVNKLRNDKPKDGLYSEKELLEKVFEK; translated from the coding sequence ATGAATGTCCTAAATATTGGAAAAAAACTTCTCGCTATACTATTCCTATTTTCTTTCTTTTCATTTATTCACACAGTTTTCTACACCGAACCAGAAATCTCTCTTGAAGATTATCATGTTGAGGATGGCTTTGAACTAAGCTTAATAGCTGCAAATCCCCATATAGAAGCCCCTGTTACGATGGACTTCGATAATGAAGGTCGAATGTGGGTCGTAGAAATGAGAGGATACATGCCAAACATAGAGGGTATTGGTGAAGAAGAACCAAATGGCCGAATCACAATTCTTGAAGATAGAGACAAGGACGGTCGCATAGACCATACAAAGGTATTTATGGATGGGCTTGTCCTACCTCGTGCTATCGCACATGTATATGGAGGCTTGTTATATACGGACGGCCCTGCTTTATATTTTGTGACAATTAAAAACGATAAGCCAGGTAAAAAAACTCTCGTAGATCCCATTTATGCCGATGGTGGAAATGTGGAACATCAGCCTAATGGTCTCATGATGAATATTGACAACTGGATTTATAATGCCAATACTCATTTTAGATATAGACTTGTAGGTAAAAAGTGGCTCAAAGAACCTACTTCATATAGAGGTCAATGGGGAATTACCAAAGATAACTTTGGGCGACTTTATGTAAACAACAATTCAACGCAAATACAAGGCGATCACGTTTTACCAAATACCGTTATTCGTAATCAATATTATAAACCAAGATATTCCACAAATCAAACTCTCACTCGAAATCAAAAAGTTTACCCGCTTCACGCAACTGCAGTAAATAGAGGATACCAAAAAGGCGTTCTCGATGAAAAAGGTTTTCTTACAAATGTAACCGCTGCGTGTGGGCCATTGGTCTATAGAGGTGGTAATTTTCCAGACTCATACGATCAAAATGCATTTGTATGTATTCCAGAAGCAAACTTAATCAAGCGTAATTTGCTAGCTTTTGAAGGTACAGAAGTAAAAGCAACGCAGGCTTGGGACGACAAAGAGTTCATCGCCTCCACGGATGAAGGTTTTAGGCCAGTAAATCTATTTAATGGTCCCGATGGTGCAATGTACATTGTAGATATGCATCGTGGTATTATTCAACATAAGGCGTTTATTTCACAGTATTTGACTAAGCTACTTGGTGAGAGGCAGCTAGATACGCTTATGCATCAAGGTAGGATATTAAAAGTTGTTGCTCAAAACAAGGCTTTAGATCAAATCACTAACCTTTCAAAAGCTAAACCAAAAGAGCTTGTCGCAATGCTTAAGAGTCCAAATGGCTGGATAAGAGATCGAGCTCAACAACTCCTTATTCAGAAAAAAGCCAAGTCAGTGAAAGCTGAATTATGGGAATTAAGCAAAACTGATAACAAGTTTTCGACTTCGGTACATGCATTATACGTGTTGGAAGGGCTTAATTTACTCTCTTTTGAAGGCTTAAATGAAATATTGACCTCCAACCAAAATGTAGAAACTCAAGCTCATGCTTTAAGACTACTAGAACAATTCAACACGAAAGAAAATGCCTCAGCAATGGCAACTCTAAGTGCTGGAATTCTGGCGAAAGACAATAAAGTTACAGATTTATACCTTGCTATTTCATTAAATCCTTGGGTCGAAAGTAATCCAAATCAATTTCTAAACGTTTTGGCTCAAATATCAAATAGGTATCCTAAAGATAAAGTCATACAAGAAGCCGTTGTTAGTAGTTTGGAGGGCAAAGAACAACAGTTTATTGACAATTACGAAAACGGTGCTCTAATCCAAAAATACATTAAAGAGGCATTGAAAAATAAGGACGCAAATGAAATGAACTCAATTTTTGTAGTAGAAACAAGAAAAGATGACAATAGAACAAATGGTCTCAAGCTTTACAGAACAATATGTGGTGCTTGCCATGGAGCTGACGGTTCCGGTATCACGGACTTGGCTCCCCCACTGAAAGGTTCAGAATATATAGATGGTTCTATTCATCGTCTCGCATCAATAATTCTTCATGGATTGAGTGGCCCTATTCACGTCAATGGCCAACTTTATGAGCTAAATAATGATATGCCAGCATTATTAAATAATCCAGATATCAGCGACAACGACATTGTAGACATTGTACAATTTCTTCAAAATGCATTTGCTAAAGAAGGGAAGAGAATTTCTGCAAATGAGGTCAATAAGTTAAGAAACGATAAGCCAAAAGACGGACTATATAGTGAAAAGGAATTATTAGAAAAGGTCTTTGAAAAATAA
- a CDS encoding luciferase family oxidoreductase, group 1: MQNNITSKIPLSILELAPVVKGGTYRQALDNTAAIAEHAEKLGYNRIWMAEHHNMENIASSATSLLISHVASHTKTIRVGSGGIMLPNHSPLVIAEQFGTLETLYPGRIDLGLGRAPGSDQLTAMALRRNQETAHSFPADVRQLQQYFSKENSTAKVRAFPAEGLEVPLWILGSSTDSAHLAAKLGLPYAFASHFAPAQFQAAITIYRKNFKPSAVLDKPYVMACVNVLAADTDAEGQNLLNTLIALFVGIITNNRSPLTEYTEVPAAYHVPEIKNIVDSMLACSFYGSPSTIKNTLGKFIEDYELDELMVATHIYDFDKKLHSFSLLQQALQA; this comes from the coding sequence ATGCAGAATAATATTACATCTAAGATTCCATTATCAATTCTAGAACTAGCACCAGTAGTAAAAGGAGGGACTTATAGGCAAGCTTTAGATAATACAGCTGCTATTGCAGAACATGCTGAAAAGTTAGGCTACAATAGAATTTGGATGGCTGAGCACCACAATATGGAAAATATTGCCAGCTCCGCCACTTCGCTCTTGATCAGTCATGTTGCAAGTCATACAAAAACAATAAGAGTGGGGTCAGGTGGTATTATGTTGCCAAATCATAGCCCATTAGTGATCGCAGAACAGTTTGGCACTTTAGAGACCCTTTATCCTGGAAGAATAGACTTAGGACTTGGAAGAGCTCCTGGCTCCGACCAACTCACTGCAATGGCTTTGCGAAGAAACCAAGAAACAGCCCATTCATTCCCAGCAGATGTGCGTCAACTTCAACAATATTTTAGCAAAGAAAATAGCACAGCCAAAGTAAGAGCTTTTCCAGCAGAAGGTTTGGAAGTGCCTTTATGGATTTTAGGATCGAGTACCGATAGTGCTCACCTAGCAGCCAAATTGGGTTTACCGTATGCATTTGCTTCACATTTTGCCCCAGCACAATTCCAAGCTGCTATTACAATCTACCGCAAGAATTTTAAACCTTCTGCAGTTCTGGATAAACCATATGTAATGGCATGTGTAAATGTACTTGCCGCTGATACAGATGCCGAAGGACAGAACCTACTTAATACCTTGATTGCATTGTTTGTAGGCATCATTACTAATAATCGATCTCCTCTTACCGAGTATACTGAAGTTCCTGCAGCCTATCATGTTCCTGAAATCAAGAATATAGTTGACAGCATGTTGGCCTGTTCATTTTATGGCAGCCCTTCAACTATCAAAAATACACTTGGTAAATTTATTGAAGATTATGAGCTGGATGAATTAATGGTTGCAACTCATATTTATGACTTCGACAAAAAGCTCCATTCTTTCAGTTTACTTCAACAAGCACTTCAAGCCTAA
- a CDS encoding BNR repeat-like domain-containing protein, which translates to MKNVLILLLIIFTIQPILAQNLYQDPSLQYSYPTLAQTPDGQLFITWIEKDKEGMVSFCMSFADEDTQNFNSKKVIVSGYGVGSSRLMPAKLLTKKDGTLTAVLRYNPDAKPGGGRGGFLAFTTSTYKGKTWSEPKSVDNDDSPGLRGFHDAIVLSNDEIAVAYLKDVKNSKKREERDLRIAITKNGKFQNEQLIDAVVCDCCNISLLVDNSDNLNIYYRDNNDDIRDIGHKVSKDNGKTFSDSKILYPDNWSIKGCPHNGSVSASMGNQNLITWYSAGDNEPGIRLVKENGEKLVILTESSAQNSKVTAGPKKALFYWQEMNEEINKPMIAYSVVSDKGISEKHWIKSDGQAINASALLVKDQVIIAFETEENSIKLIKEKI; encoded by the coding sequence ATGAAAAATGTCCTTATATTACTACTAATCATTTTTACAATTCAGCCAATTTTGGCTCAAAACTTATATCAAGACCCTTCGTTACAATATTCTTATCCTACTTTGGCTCAAACTCCAGATGGTCAACTATTCATAACTTGGATAGAAAAAGATAAAGAAGGAATGGTTTCGTTTTGCATGAGCTTTGCCGATGAAGACACTCAAAACTTTAATTCAAAAAAGGTAATCGTAAGTGGATATGGGGTGGGTAGTAGCAGACTTATGCCTGCAAAATTACTTACCAAAAAAGACGGGACATTGACAGCTGTTTTAAGATATAATCCTGATGCCAAACCAGGAGGTGGCAGAGGCGGCTTCCTTGCTTTTACAACCTCTACCTATAAAGGCAAAACTTGGTCTGAACCTAAATCTGTTGACAACGACGACTCTCCTGGATTACGTGGCTTCCATGATGCAATTGTCTTATCGAATGATGAAATCGCAGTTGCCTATCTTAAAGATGTCAAAAATAGCAAGAAAAGAGAAGAACGCGACCTAAGAATAGCGATCACAAAAAATGGCAAATTCCAAAATGAACAATTGATTGATGCTGTAGTATGTGACTGCTGTAACATTAGTTTGCTTGTGGACAACAGCGACAATCTTAACATCTACTATAGAGATAACAATGATGATATTCGTGATATAGGGCATAAGGTATCCAAAGACAACGGAAAGACTTTTTCGGACTCCAAAATACTCTACCCTGACAATTGGTCCATAAAAGGTTGCCCCCACAATGGTTCTGTTTCCGCAAGTATGGGAAATCAAAATTTAATTACTTGGTATTCCGCAGGAGACAATGAGCCCGGAATAAGACTTGTAAAAGAAAATGGCGAAAAACTCGTAATACTTACTGAGAGTTCAGCTCAAAACTCGAAAGTAACTGCAGGCCCTAAAAAAGCATTGTTTTATTGGCAGGAGATGAATGAAGAAATCAATAAACCAATGATTGCTTATTCAGTAGTTTCAGACAAAGGCATTTCCGAAAAACATTGGATAAAGTCTGACGGACAGGCAATAAACGCAAGTGCTTTGTTAGTAAAAGACCAAGTCATTATAGCATTTGAAACGGAGGAAAATAGCATAAAGCTTATCAAGGAAAAAATCTAA
- a CDS encoding Acetyl esterase/lipase, translating to MKLLFSILILLSFNTAISQQVIKLYDSVPAGSENATWSEQISSENMFNTEVIYNVKEPTITAFLPPKHLNTGTAIIIAPGGGFHILSINSEGNEVAKYLNSIGIAAFVLKYRLAPSLTDDPVKELMSKMGDSKSFDKENEPYIKLALADGLKAVEYVRSHSSQMAIDPSKIGFMGFSAGGTLTMSVAYNGTQKDMPNFIAPIYAYEPAIIGSEVPAAKTPIFISVAGDDQLGMMPMSISIYQKWFNAGQPAELHIYEKGGHGFGMRIQKLPSDTWYKRFGDWLWTHDLRNKIRPSKYEKIYGQWEIAQSEKEAGNKLRMDMGGIARYAVANKKDKGKKIKAVLIGDSITDAWYALDSTFFQQNNYIGRGISAQTSSQLLIRFRQDVIDLKPEQVLIHIGTNDIAENTGPYSPTLTIGNIESMVELAQQNGIKVSLASVVPSTKFEWRLGLGDKSDEIIELNKNIRALAKRKGLSYIDYHSALKNKANGMDPEYAEDGVHPTLKAYAIMGKLVNAALK from the coding sequence ATGAAATTACTTTTTAGCATACTAATCCTCCTTTCGTTTAATACTGCAATCTCCCAGCAGGTTATCAAATTATATGATAGCGTACCGGCCGGCTCAGAAAATGCGACCTGGTCTGAGCAAATTTCAAGCGAAAACATGTTTAACACAGAGGTAATTTATAATGTAAAAGAACCAACCATTACCGCATTTTTACCACCAAAACATCTCAATACTGGTACTGCAATAATCATTGCACCTGGAGGAGGCTTTCATATTCTTAGTATCAATAGTGAGGGCAATGAGGTAGCCAAATATTTAAACAGTATTGGCATTGCGGCTTTTGTTTTAAAATATCGCCTTGCTCCTAGTTTGACAGACGACCCAGTAAAGGAGTTAATGTCAAAAATGGGTGATTCAAAGTCGTTTGATAAAGAAAATGAGCCCTATATTAAGTTAGCTTTGGCAGACGGATTAAAAGCAGTTGAATATGTAAGAAGTCACTCAAGCCAAATGGCGATCGATCCCTCAAAAATTGGATTCATGGGCTTCTCCGCAGGTGGAACACTTACCATGTCAGTAGCATATAACGGGACACAGAAAGACATGCCAAATTTCATTGCACCTATTTATGCCTATGAGCCTGCAATAATAGGATCGGAAGTACCGGCTGCGAAAACACCAATTTTTATAAGTGTAGCTGGTGATGATCAGCTAGGAATGATGCCGATGAGTATTTCAATTTATCAAAAATGGTTCAATGCCGGGCAACCTGCCGAACTTCATATTTATGAAAAAGGCGGGCATGGTTTCGGTATGAGAATACAAAAACTCCCTTCAGATACATGGTATAAAAGGTTTGGAGATTGGCTTTGGACTCATGACCTGAGGAATAAAATCAGGCCAAGCAAGTATGAGAAAATTTATGGTCAATGGGAAATAGCTCAAAGTGAAAAAGAAGCAGGAAATAAATTAAGAATGGATATGGGTGGCATTGCTCGATATGCAGTAGCAAACAAAAAAGATAAAGGGAAGAAAATAAAAGCAGTATTAATTGGAGACTCAATAACCGACGCATGGTACGCTTTAGATTCAACCTTTTTCCAACAAAACAATTACATCGGAAGAGGGATTAGTGCTCAAACATCCTCACAGTTATTGATAAGATTCCGACAAGATGTGATCGACTTAAAACCTGAACAAGTTTTGATTCACATAGGAACAAACGATATCGCTGAAAATACAGGCCCTTACAGCCCTACTTTAACAATAGGCAATATTGAATCGATGGTAGAACTGGCTCAACAGAATGGAATTAAAGTAAGCCTAGCTTCTGTAGTTCCTTCTACAAAATTTGAATGGAGACTTGGACTAGGTGACAAATCTGATGAAATCATTGAACTCAATAAAAACATTAGGGCATTAGCTAAAAGAAAAGGCTTATCCTATATTGACTATCATTCTGCTTTAAAAAACAAAGCCAATGGAATGGATCCAGAATATGCCGAAGACGGTGTACATCCTACTTTAAAAGCTTACGCCATAATGGGTAAGCTCGTGAATGCTGCATTAAAATAA